ATACCAAAGTTGGGAAAATCCTTGTAAGAGAAATGGTTCAAAGAGATGCCAATCATCCGTCAATTATACTTTGGAGCAATGGTAATGAAGGCGGACACAATTTTGATCTATTGCCTGAATATCCGAAATACGACCTGTCTAACCGTACTGTTATACATGCACACCATAGGCCGGGAAATGCAATTAATGGTATAGATTGTAACCATTACGAAGACTATTATAGCACCCAGAATATTTTAAAAGGTCCAAATATTTATCTAACGACAGAATTTCTGCATGCCCAGGATGATGGCGGAGCAGCAGCTGGATTAGAAGATATTTGGGAATTACATTGGAATGCAAAATTGGGTGCCGGAGGTTTTATATGGGCTTTGGTAGATGAAGGAATAGAACGTACGGATTTCAATAACAGATTGGATGTAAATGGTGTAAATGCACCTGATGGAATAGTTGGCCCTTATAGAGAAAAAGAAGGAAGTTATTTTGCAATCAAAGAGATATTTTCCCCTGTAAAAATGCTCACAAAAACTATCGATGCTTCTTTTAAAGGTGAGCTTCAAATAGAAAATCGATATCATTTTACCAACCTGAAAGATTGTAGATTTACGTGGCAATTGATAAACTTTAACAAGCCAAATGCAAATGAATCGGGATACACAATTTCTGAACAAGGTAATATGAGTTCTCCTGATATCAAACCTTTAGCAAAGGGAAGTCTTAAGCTGAATTTACCGGTTAACTGGAAAAATAACGATGCGCTGGCAGTTATTGCTGTAGGTCCTTCGGGCGTGGGAATTTACCGATGGACTTTTAGAGTGAAGTCACATCAGGAAATAGTGAATGAAATCCTACCTATAAAAACTAAAACAAAAGTAACCGCAACAGAAACTGATAGCTTGGTCACCTTAAAAGGAAATGGGATAAGTGTGACTTTTAATAAAAAAACAGGCATGCTTGCCGATCTTGCAAATGATTATAGTGCGAAATTATCATTTAGAGATGGGCCGGTATTGGTACGTGGAAAAGCAAATTTTACCGGCTTAAAAGTATATGAACAAGGCGATAATTACGTTGTAGAAAGTTCATATAGCGGAAATATGAGTTCGGTGAAATGGACGATGACACCTGAAGGATGGTTGAAAATGGATTATGCCTATAATTTGAACGGGGATTATCCATTTACAGGTATTTCCTTCAATTATCCGGAGAACTATGTTCTGGGAGCAAAATGGCTGGGGAACGGCCCATATCGTGTTTGGAAGAACCGTCCACAGGGAGTAACCTTAAATACCTGGGAGAATATGTACAATAATACACAAACAGGTTCTTTCCCTTGGATATATCCGGAATTTAAAGGGTATTTCTCAGATATTTCATGGATCGAGTTCAATACTGTACAAGGCAAATTTTTAGTGGCAACGCCAGAAAAAGGAATGTATTTGCGTTTGTTTGACTTTTATGGAATATCAGGTCCTAAATTTTACCCTGAACTGCCAACGGGAAACCTTTCTTTCCTGGATAATATTCCTCCAATAGG
This genomic interval from Pseudopedobacter saltans DSM 12145 contains the following:
- a CDS encoding glycoside hydrolase family 2 protein, yielding MLNKFLKLSAVFLCVIITQSSYTQSVKKEIQYLSGKDNENTVEWDFWVTGGRKAGKWFKIPVPSHWEQHGFGTYNYGRDYVTYGKNFRFADEKGLYKHRFTVPGEWKNKKVNLVFEGSMTDTEVKINRQLVGPIHQGSFYRFKYDISDKLKFGQENKIEITVSKMSADNSVNNAERLADYWIFGGIFRPVYLEAVPKENISWTAIDAKADGTFKMNVYMEGIHDITDAVAEIVNDKGQVIQSIKGKVKAQDTLIQLQGNVKSPKLWSAEYPNLYTVRTSLKKNQEVIYQTQEKFGFRTVEVRQGDGIYVNGAKIKFKGVNRHVWWPKTGRAVNARIDLEDVKLIKGMNMNAVRCSHYPPDKTFLQYCDSLGLYVLDELAGWQKAYNTKVGKILVREMVQRDANHPSIILWSNGNEGGHNFDLLPEYPKYDLSNRTVIHAHHRPGNAINGIDCNHYEDYYSTQNILKGPNIYLTTEFLHAQDDGGAAAGLEDIWELHWNAKLGAGGFIWALVDEGIERTDFNNRLDVNGVNAPDGIVGPYREKEGSYFAIKEIFSPVKMLTKTIDASFKGELQIENRYHFTNLKDCRFTWQLINFNKPNANESGYTISEQGNMSSPDIKPLAKGSLKLNLPVNWKNNDALAVIAVGPSGVGIYRWTFRVKSHQEIVNEILPIKTKTKVTATETDSLVTLKGNGISVTFNKKTGMLADLANDYSAKLSFRDGPVLVRGKANFTGLKVYEQGDNYVVESSYSGNMSSVKWTMTPEGWLKMDYAYNLNGDYPFTGISFNYPENYVLGAKWLGNGPYRVWKNRPQGVTLNTWENMYNNTQTGSFPWIYPEFKGYFSDISWIEFNTVQGKFLVATPEKGMYLRLFDFYGISGPKFYPELPTGNLSFLDNIPPIGTKLAMGINNRAQVNGPMGEPNPINGEVKRTLYFYFGIPKSEKENTQFMMPKENILTD